Proteins found in one Crassostrea angulata isolate pt1a10 chromosome 3, ASM2561291v2, whole genome shotgun sequence genomic segment:
- the LOC128177086 gene encoding rho-related GTP-binding protein RhoQ-like: MVVSMDKYKVQCSLVGDAMIGKSSLAKAITGQNFDEGYIATTEDSYSASLSVAGDKYSLSILDLSGQHDYDQVRTQEYRSNDIFVVCFSAVDRESMESVRDFWVPEIQQVDRKRPVVLVATQTDLILGETDHITKEEGQSLAKQIGAFCYVECSAADKTGVKEVYEQVVMATLKCRKRRSSLIKRVFSR, encoded by the exons ATGGTTGTGTCAATGGATAAATATAAAGTACAGTGTTCTTTGGTTGGTGATGCCATGATTGGGAAGTCTTCCCTTGCAAAGGCCATCACCGGGCAGAACTTTGATGAAGGATACATTGCTACCACAGAGGACAGCTATTCAGCCTCCTTATCCGTGGCTGGAGACAAATATTCTCTCAGCATTCTGGATTTATCTGGACAg CATGATTACGATCAAGTCAGAACGCAGGAATACAGAAGCAACGATATCTTTGTCGTCTGCTTCAGCGCCGTGGATAGGGAGTCCATGGAGAGCGTGCGTGACTTCTGGGTCCCCGAGATCCAGCAAGTGGACAGGAAACGACCTGTTGTCCTGGTGGCCACGCAGACAGACCTCATACTAGGGGAGACTGACCACATCACCAAGGAAGAGGGACAGAGCCTCGCCAAACAGATCGGAGCGTTCTGTTACGTAGAGTGCTCAGCAGCCGACAAGACGGGCGTCAAGGAGGTATACGAACAAGTGGTGATGGCCACCTTGAAATGCAGGAAGCGCCGCTCCAGTCTCATCAAACGAGTGTTCAGCCGATGA
- the LOC128177102 gene encoding cdc42 homolog: protein MVVSVNKSLQCSVVGDGFVGKSCLVERFLGGEFNSEYVATLQDDYIAKCNVNGDSLEMNITDFAGEHDDLVSIEVPDVFVVCFSLVDKDSLESVLNFWVPRIRSEEKQTPIVLVGTQLDKRRTQRKGHISTEEGLSLAQSISASAYVECSAKDNTGVDVALYSILLASNKCSRRKASLFKRVLGR, encoded by the exons ATGGTTGTTTCTGTGAACAAGTCTCTGCAGTGTTCGGTTGTTGGAGACGGATTTGTGGGGAAGTCGTGTCTTGTTGAGCGATTTCTTGGTGGAGAATTTAACAGCGAATATGTGGCCACTCTCCAAGATGACTACATTGCAAAGTGCAACGTTAATGGCGACAGCTTAGAGATGAATATTACGGACTTCGCTGGAGAG CATGACGACCTTGTCTCCATCGAAGTGCCTGATGTCTTTGTTGTCTGCTTTAGCCTTGTTGACAAGGACTCGCTCGAAAGCGTGCTCAACTTCTGGGTTCCAAGAATAAGATCCGAAGAGAAGCAAACGCCCATCGTCTTAGTCGGAACCCAGCTAGACAAGAGAAGAACACAAAGAAAGGGCCATATTTCTACCGAAGAAGGGCTCAGTCTCGCTCAGTCTATCAGCGCTTCAGCCTACGTGGAATGTTCGGCGAAAGACAACACAGGGGTGGATGTTGCGCTTTACAGCATCCTTCTGGCGAGCAACAAGTGTAGCAGAAGGAAAGCCAGTCTCTTCAAACGCGTTCTTGGCAGAtga